A part of Saccopteryx bilineata isolate mSacBil1 chromosome 10, mSacBil1_pri_phased_curated, whole genome shotgun sequence genomic DNA contains:
- the LOC136314622 gene encoding IQ domain-containing protein F5-like encodes MLPEEAAAVPIQAWWRGTLVRRALLHAALRACVIQHWWRQVLANRREKQRRAVLDFSVRQLWAVVRLQSWVRMWRVRRCYWRVLHAARIIQAYWRWHCCHTRGFIQGLYHMKENQLILQLEISLGPQICRTQQCTPLPIKE; translated from the coding sequence ATGCTGCCAGAGGAAGCGGCCGCTGTGCCTATCCAGGCCTGGTGGCGGGGCACCCTGGTGCGCAGGGCGCTGCTGCACGCTGCGCTCAGAGCATGCGTCATTCAGCACTGGTGGAGGCAGGTGCTGGCGAATCGGCGGGAGAAGCAGCGGCGGGCGGTCCTCGACTTCTCTGTGCGGCAACTGTGGGCCGTGGTCCGGCTGCAGTCCTGGGTCCGCATGTGGCGCGTCCGCCGCTGTTACTGGCGGGTGCTCCACGCGGCGCGCATCATCCAGGCCTACTGGCGCTGGCATTGTTGCCATACCCGCGGTTTTATTCAGGGCCTTTATCACATGAAAGAAAACCAGCTGATTCTTCAACTCGAAATCTCTCTGGGTCCACAGATTTGCAGAACGCAACAATGCACACCCCTTCCAATAAAAGAATGA